A single window of Sphingobacterium sp. ML3W DNA harbors:
- a CDS encoding NAD(P)-binding domain-containing protein — translation MTNFKVGIIGAGPSGLAMLRAFESEQKKGNPIPEIKCYEKQDNWGGMWNFTWRTGVGKYGEPLHGSMYKYLWSNGPKECLEFADYTFTEHFGQKISSYPPREVLFDYIQGRINQSNARDFIQFNTVARWVDYIEEKQQFRVVFDNLEKNETFEEFFDYLIVGTGHFSTPNHPYFKGIENFPGAVMHAHDFRGADQFKDQRLLLIGSSYSAEDIGVQCYKHGSKSVTIAYRTNAIGCNWPEGIKEKAKLSHFEDSVAYFEDGTSEEFDAVILCTGYQHKFPFLPDNLRLKTSNCLYPDDLYKGVIFNHNERLLFLGMQDQYYTFNMFDTQAWFARDYILGRFPVPAKEERLLDIKKWMDDEALTKTGEDHVDFQTNYIKDLMSYTDYPSFNLDKIAGMFKSWLKDKENNILNYRDQIYTSVMDGTKAETHHTAWMDELDDSLEKYLDETAEKEL, via the coding sequence ATGACAAATTTTAAAGTTGGAATTATTGGTGCTGGACCGAGTGGTCTAGCTATGCTACGAGCATTTGAATCGGAACAGAAAAAAGGTAATCCCATCCCAGAAATTAAATGCTACGAAAAACAAGATAATTGGGGTGGAATGTGGAACTTTACTTGGCGCACGGGTGTCGGTAAATATGGAGAGCCACTTCACGGAAGTATGTACAAATACTTGTGGTCAAATGGACCTAAGGAATGTCTTGAATTCGCAGATTATACATTTACAGAACATTTTGGTCAAAAAATATCCTCTTACCCTCCTCGTGAGGTACTTTTTGACTACATACAAGGCCGCATTAACCAAAGTAACGCAAGAGATTTTATTCAGTTCAATACGGTCGCACGTTGGGTTGATTACATCGAAGAAAAACAACAATTTAGAGTAGTTTTTGATAATTTAGAAAAGAATGAAACCTTTGAAGAATTCTTTGATTATCTAATTGTTGGTACGGGCCATTTCTCTACTCCAAATCATCCATATTTCAAAGGAATTGAAAATTTTCCAGGAGCTGTAATGCATGCTCATGATTTCCGTGGAGCAGATCAATTTAAAGACCAAAGATTGCTATTAATTGGAAGCAGCTATTCCGCAGAAGATATTGGTGTACAATGTTATAAACATGGTAGTAAATCAGTTACTATAGCATATAGAACAAATGCAATCGGATGTAATTGGCCTGAAGGCATAAAGGAAAAAGCAAAACTATCACACTTTGAAGATAGTGTGGCTTACTTTGAAGATGGAACTTCAGAAGAATTTGATGCTGTTATCTTGTGTACTGGTTATCAACATAAATTCCCTTTTTTACCGGATAATTTACGTTTAAAAACAAGTAACTGCTTATACCCTGACGACTTGTACAAAGGCGTAATCTTCAATCACAATGAACGCTTATTGTTTTTGGGTATGCAAGACCAATATTACACGTTCAACATGTTTGATACGCAAGCTTGGTTCGCAAGAGATTATATCTTAGGAAGGTTCCCAGTGCCTGCTAAAGAAGAACGCTTACTCGATATAAAAAAATGGATGGATGATGAAGCTCTTACTAAAACCGGAGAAGATCATGTTGATTTCCAAACCAACTACATCAAAGATTTGATGAGCTATACCGATTATCCGAGTTTTAATCTTGATAAAATAGCTGGCATGTTCAAAAGCTGGTTAAAGGATAAAGAAAATAATATCTTAAATTATCGTGATCAAATCTATACGTCTGTTATGGATGGTACGAAAGCGGAAACGCACCACACCGCTTGGATGGATGAGTTAGATGATAGTCTAGAAAAATATTTAGACGAGACAGCTGAAAAAGAGCTGTAA
- a CDS encoding MFS transporter has product METIVQKSNWKNKFGIIWTGQLFSILSSSIAQFAMVLWIGMETGSAEALAYAAIAGLLPQIILGPFAGVFIDRWNRKWTMIGADLFVALCSAAIALFFYLDIVELWSIYILLMLRSVGSAFHAPAMKSAIPILAPKSALVRIAGVNEIIQSISIICGPMLGAICLLTFGMSIVMILDFIGAFIASFSLLFVSIPSIPKERRSAKTMLQDMTDGAAAILQNRGMTWLMVSEVVVNFFVMPIVAVMSLMTLQYFKGTAYQVSLIEGFYGIGLLVGGIILSLWNPKIRKVSLIILGFSGLGAVLAICGALPSGYFTAYAILTIVQGFAVPLFTGPFTVLIQTQFPPTYLGRVFALFGSISQLPAMIGLLFAGYIADDIGVEKLFVFGGVVVAMTGIILFFIPSVQHLEEKSAH; this is encoded by the coding sequence ATGGAAACTATAGTTCAAAAGAGTAACTGGAAAAATAAATTTGGCATTATTTGGACAGGACAGTTATTTTCTATATTGAGCAGTTCGATTGCTCAATTCGCTATGGTCTTGTGGATAGGGATGGAAACCGGCTCGGCTGAAGCACTTGCATACGCCGCTATTGCAGGATTGTTGCCACAGATTATTTTGGGACCATTTGCTGGAGTATTTATTGATAGGTGGAATCGTAAATGGACCATGATAGGAGCTGATTTATTTGTTGCCCTCTGTTCTGCTGCAATAGCATTATTCTTTTACTTAGATATCGTAGAGTTGTGGTCTATTTATATTTTACTGATGCTTAGATCTGTGGGAAGTGCATTTCATGCACCTGCTATGAAATCTGCGATACCTATATTGGCACCTAAATCTGCACTTGTCCGTATTGCTGGAGTGAATGAAATAATCCAATCTATATCTATCATTTGCGGACCGATGCTAGGCGCAATATGTTTATTAACCTTTGGTATGAGCATCGTGATGATATTGGATTTTATAGGGGCTTTTATTGCCAGTTTTTCGTTGTTATTCGTTTCAATTCCCAGCATACCAAAAGAAAGGAGATCTGCAAAGACCATGTTACAAGATATGACCGATGGGGCTGCTGCAATCCTTCAAAATAGAGGTATGACATGGTTAATGGTTTCAGAAGTGGTTGTCAATTTCTTTGTAATGCCAATTGTGGCAGTTATGTCATTGATGACATTACAATACTTTAAAGGGACGGCATATCAAGTGAGCCTAATCGAGGGTTTTTATGGGATTGGTTTACTGGTTGGAGGTATTATTTTAAGTCTTTGGAATCCAAAAATAAGAAAAGTGAGCTTAATTATCCTTGGTTTTTCTGGACTCGGCGCTGTGTTAGCCATATGTGGTGCATTGCCTTCCGGATACTTCACAGCTTATGCTATTTTGACCATTGTGCAGGGCTTTGCAGTTCCACTCTTTACAGGTCCATTCACCGTGTTAATTCAAACACAGTTTCCTCCGACATATTTAGGTCGTGTTTTTGCCTTATTTGGTAGCATAAGCCAACTTCCTGCTATGATTGGACTGTTGTTTGCAGGGTATATTGCTGATGATATCGGTGTAGAGAAGCTTTTTGTGTTTGGTGGTGTCGTGGTTGCAATGACTGGAATTATATTGTTCTTTATTCCTTCTGTGCAGCATTTAGAGGAAAAATCAGCCCATTAA
- a CDS encoding AAA family ATPase, protein MNTRKNNCYIITGGPGAGKTTLLRALRKRGYKTIPEDARKIIKQQILSNGKGLPWGNKVLYAKLMLEASLESFKIGHDENAITFFDRGILDTICYMRIIKLGITSEIEQIPTTHLYNKKVFILPPWLAIYETDEERKQPWQEAFETYEKIKKTYCDYGYEVIDVPIGTVEERVHFMLKNIDPSNKIN, encoded by the coding sequence ATGAATACTCGAAAAAACAATTGTTATATTATAACAGGAGGTCCGGGTGCTGGTAAAACAACCTTACTACGCGCTTTAAGAAAAAGAGGCTATAAAACTATTCCAGAAGATGCTCGCAAGATTATAAAACAACAGATCCTATCAAATGGTAAAGGACTTCCTTGGGGAAATAAAGTCCTTTATGCCAAACTGATGCTTGAGGCATCACTAGAGAGCTTCAAAATCGGTCATGATGAAAACGCTATTACCTTTTTTGATCGTGGAATATTAGATACCATCTGCTATATGCGGATAATCAAACTAGGCATCACATCTGAAATAGAACAAATACCAACAACACATTTATATAATAAAAAGGTTTTTATTCTCCCCCCATGGTTGGCTATCTATGAAACTGACGAAGAAAGAAAACAGCCATGGCAAGAAGCATTCGAAACCTATGAAAAGATAAAAAAAACCTACTGCGATTATGGCTATGAAGTAATCGATGTTCCCATAGGAACAGTTGAAGAAAGAGTGCATTTTATGTTAAAAAACATAGATCCTTCAAATAAAATTAACTAG
- a CDS encoding DUF4230 domain-containing protein, whose translation MGRFLKIIFTLAIIGLIGWFLWPKFDFNTKQVTSHQLLIERIEAMGKLELVKYRFSDVVEHKNISQFLPEASVLLIIKADAVGCVDLTKVKQEDIQVFGDSVSMRLPQPEICYIKIDHNSSRVYDTKMAFFREANLVDEAYKNAEKQIAIEVRKSDILQQTRSNALSVFTPLLKGLGYNKISLSFE comes from the coding sequence ATGGGAAGATTTTTAAAAATAATATTTACACTCGCAATAATAGGTCTAATCGGTTGGTTTTTATGGCCAAAATTTGATTTCAATACAAAGCAAGTGACCTCTCACCAGCTTTTAATTGAACGTATTGAAGCAATGGGAAAATTGGAATTAGTCAAATATAGATTTAGTGATGTTGTCGAACATAAAAATATCAGCCAATTTCTTCCAGAAGCGAGTGTATTATTAATCATTAAAGCTGACGCCGTAGGATGTGTCGACTTAACTAAAGTTAAACAGGAGGATATCCAGGTTTTTGGAGATTCTGTTTCCATGCGACTACCGCAACCTGAGATTTGTTACATTAAAATTGACCACAATTCTTCGCGTGTATATGATACCAAGATGGCATTCTTTCGAGAGGCAAACCTTGTGGATGAAGCTTACAAAAATGCAGAAAAACAAATCGCAATTGAAGTTCGAAAATCTGACATTCTTCAACAAACACGTTCTAATGCATTAAGTGTTTTCACACCTCTTCTCAAAGGTCTAGGCTATAATAAGATTAGTCTATCTTTTGAATAA